One genomic region from Fictibacillus marinisediminis encodes:
- a CDS encoding WcaF family extracellular polysaccharide biosynthesis acetyltransferase — translation MKNKVNLSKYNQSWYRRGKPTVIILLWWFIQGTIFRYSIHNMYTWRNQLLRLFGARIGMGVKIRASAKFTYPWKVSIGNNSWIGDNVEFYSLDNIDIGNNCVVSQNTYLCTGSHEIEDPYFGLVTKPINIKDGAWVASDVFVHPGVIINEMAVVAARSTVLKEIPMNEIHAGTPTKFVKKRFKDGEI, via the coding sequence ATGAAAAATAAGGTAAATTTAAGTAAATATAATCAAAGCTGGTACCGGAGAGGAAAGCCAACTGTGATTATTCTACTATGGTGGTTCATTCAAGGTACAATTTTTAGATATTCAATACACAACATGTACACTTGGAGAAATCAATTATTAAGATTATTTGGAGCAAGGATTGGTATGGGAGTTAAAATAAGAGCATCGGCGAAATTTACTTATCCTTGGAAAGTATCTATTGGAAATAATTCTTGGATAGGTGATAATGTGGAATTTTATAGTTTGGACAATATTGATATAGGAAACAATTGTGTTGTTTCTCAAAATACTTATTTGTGTACGGGCAGCCATGAAATAGAAGATCCCTATTTTGGGCTTGTAACAAAACCGATAAACATTAAGGATGGAGCTTGGGTGGCAAGTGATGTATTTGTACATCCAGGCGTTATAATAAATGAAATGGCTGTTGTAGCTGCAAGAAGTACAGTACTAAAAGAAATACCAATGAATGAGATACATGCTGGAACTCCTACTAAATTTGTAAAAAAACGTTTTAAGGATGGAGAAATATAA
- a CDS encoding extracellular solute-binding protein codes for MHKKIKVMISCMIIVIFILSLGACSQSSSSDKVGKNEIVFWNPFVGPDGKNMQMMVDAYNKTNPKFKVRNISLKEADMYAKIPTVVNSGRNIPDLNIVHAERIKQFVDKDMLIPMDDSLAKYPEIKAENYVKAGWDIGSLDNKRYSVPLDVHSFVMYYNKDLAAKYAPHALDDNIVTFDEIKEAGLKAKKDGIIAAPVTWMKPAFLSVYSQMGGSITSDGTKPTLNTEQAVDTLKLYNGFVKSGITNKDGQDAGQVFKSGKAIFYPEGIWMQNDIKKAKNLNWGMTNFPQLSDDKNKMVNWSSSHQFVLLKNPERNKKKTEGVIKFINWVRDNSLPWAEAGQNPAALATLDNPKYQQMPQSFLIKDTTEQKSLKIFDYKYNGYISEQLDKIGNDTVFGKLDIKKALMDSQKTVEDKIAQDK; via the coding sequence ATGCATAAGAAAATCAAGGTAATGATCAGCTGTATGATAATCGTTATTTTTATTCTTTCCTTAGGGGCGTGCAGTCAAAGTTCATCGTCTGATAAGGTAGGAAAAAATGAAATTGTGTTTTGGAATCCGTTTGTAGGCCCAGATGGCAAAAACATGCAGATGATGGTCGATGCCTATAACAAAACGAATCCGAAGTTTAAAGTGAGAAATATCTCACTAAAAGAAGCCGATATGTACGCAAAGATCCCTACCGTTGTCAATTCGGGCAGAAACATCCCTGATTTAAACATTGTTCATGCTGAGCGAATCAAACAATTTGTGGACAAAGACATGCTGATTCCAATGGATGATTCCCTTGCAAAATATCCTGAAATTAAAGCTGAAAATTATGTAAAAGCGGGCTGGGATATTGGCAGCCTGGACAATAAGCGATATAGCGTCCCTTTGGATGTGCATAGCTTTGTTATGTACTACAACAAAGATCTGGCAGCCAAATATGCGCCTCATGCCCTTGATGATAATATCGTAACATTTGATGAAATAAAAGAAGCAGGCTTAAAAGCGAAAAAAGATGGTATTATAGCGGCCCCTGTTACTTGGATGAAGCCTGCCTTCTTGTCGGTGTACAGCCAAATGGGTGGAAGCATTACGAGTGATGGTACGAAGCCGACTTTAAACACGGAACAAGCTGTAGACACGTTAAAACTCTACAATGGTTTTGTAAAGTCAGGCATCACCAATAAAGATGGCCAGGATGCGGGTCAAGTCTTTAAATCTGGAAAAGCAATCTTCTACCCCGAAGGAATCTGGATGCAAAATGATATTAAGAAGGCAAAGAATTTAAATTGGGGAATGACAAACTTCCCTCAGCTAAGTGATGACAAGAACAAAATGGTGAACTGGAGTTCTTCCCACCAATTTGTACTTCTTAAAAATCCTGAAAGAAACAAGAAGAAAACAGAAGGCGTCATAAAGTTTATTAACTGGGTAAGGGATAACTCCCTTCCATGGGCAGAAGCGGGTCAAAACCCGGCAGCATTAGCTACATTGGATAATCCTAAATATCAACAGATGCCTCAATCCTTCTTGATTAAAGATACAACAGAACAAAAATCGTTAAAAATCTTTGACTACAAGTACAACGGCTATATCTCTGAACAACTGGACAAGATCGGCAACGATACGGTATTTGGAAAGCTCGATATTAAAAAGGCTCTAATGGATTCCCAAAAAACCGTGGAGGATAAGATTGCTCAGGATAAGTAA
- a CDS encoding glycosyltransferase encodes MKTICFYISEYGYGHASRCIALIGRLLSSEKGVRVIVCNHFSLGFLKRSLVSFKERVVFHDVATDVGYVLKPGSLQQDNDALQQNVKCYLDLIPGLVSDECRFLRAFNIDCIVSDISPIAFEIGEALSVPTVGISNFTWWSAYEGVLEQALLDEMESMYSKMDYFFSLAAENEPDWGRRGKHTYQFFCRPSDQREAKRIRRSLDPTWKNKVIFMPVGMKIQLGDMSDWPLWNQPDCVFVVSNNMAIHHPNVFHIPSDYTESQNVVAASDMVITKAGWGTVSEAILHQRPLIVINRPEMNEDRNTIHFLKRNKLCQLIEWGQLKDLNVREMFPAVPFYKQYFNEVDVIAESLLEVIDRNKTVKNEEEVL; translated from the coding sequence ATGAAAACCATTTGTTTTTATATCTCAGAGTATGGTTACGGCCATGCATCCCGATGTATTGCTTTAATCGGAAGACTATTAAGCTCGGAAAAAGGCGTTCGGGTCATTGTGTGCAATCATTTTTCTTTAGGATTTCTAAAACGTTCTCTCGTAAGCTTTAAGGAACGCGTTGTATTCCATGATGTTGCAACAGACGTAGGATATGTGCTGAAGCCGGGGTCTTTGCAGCAGGATAATGATGCACTTCAACAGAATGTGAAATGTTACCTTGATTTGATTCCCGGTTTGGTTAGTGACGAATGCCGTTTTTTGCGGGCATTTAATATCGATTGCATTGTCTCCGATATTTCACCAATTGCCTTTGAGATCGGGGAAGCTCTATCGGTTCCTACCGTTGGGATTTCTAATTTTACGTGGTGGTCTGCGTATGAAGGTGTATTGGAACAAGCGTTGTTAGATGAGATGGAGAGCATGTATTCTAAGATGGACTATTTCTTTTCGCTAGCTGCTGAAAATGAGCCTGATTGGGGGAGGAGAGGAAAGCACACCTATCAATTTTTCTGCCGGCCGAGTGATCAGCGGGAGGCAAAGCGAATCAGAAGAAGTCTTGATCCAACGTGGAAAAATAAAGTCATCTTTATGCCGGTGGGGATGAAGATTCAGTTAGGGGATATGTCGGATTGGCCACTGTGGAATCAGCCAGACTGTGTATTTGTAGTTTCCAATAATATGGCCATACATCACCCGAATGTTTTTCATATTCCTTCCGACTACACAGAGTCTCAAAATGTTGTCGCAGCAAGTGACATGGTCATCACCAAAGCCGGCTGGGGAACGGTGAGTGAAGCCATTCTTCACCAAAGGCCTTTGATCGTCATTAACCGTCCGGAAATGAACGAAGACCGTAACACCATTCACTTTTTGAAAAGAAATAAACTGTGCCAGTTGATCGAGTGGGGGCAGCTTAAGGACCTGAATGTACGAGAGATGTTCCCAGCTGTACCGTTCTATAAACAATATTTTAATGAAGTGGATGTTATCGCAGAATCCCTATTGGAAGTCATCGATAGAAATAAAACAGTGAAAAACGAGGAGGAAGTGTTATGA
- a CDS encoding YkyB family protein produces the protein MMKTTTQEIAKAIYIINKHAKNAPALYSMKQRAIQRLLKEGRAEKIGLNYSPNPGKAVQRLDALIRVGDFLFHFPSTKEDRRNLDILKYDSNYRNPKVSMPLQRAKQILEAYTPLPKSFGGVKSSRPKQRPKYIGISTYLNGPNK, from the coding sequence ATGATGAAAACGACAACTCAAGAAATAGCGAAAGCCATCTACATTATCAACAAACATGCCAAAAATGCTCCTGCCCTCTATTCGATGAAGCAGCGGGCTATTCAGCGGCTGCTGAAGGAAGGAAGAGCGGAGAAAATAGGACTAAACTACTCGCCAAACCCGGGAAAAGCAGTGCAGCGATTAGATGCGCTCATAAGGGTTGGAGATTTTTTATTTCATTTTCCCTCTACAAAAGAAGATCGAAGAAACTTGGACATCTTAAAATATGATTCTAATTATCGTAATCCCAAAGTGAGTATGCCTTTACAGCGTGCCAAGCAAATTTTAGAGGCTTATACGCCTTTGCCAAAGTCTTTTGGTGGTGTAAAGAGTTCCCGTCCAAAGCAAAGGCCAAAATATATTGGGATCTCTACCTATTTGAATGGTCCCAATAAATAA
- a CDS encoding ArsR/SmtB family transcription factor translates to MLELTIDESDALIKVAHALSSKVRIDILKLLNTKKMNINEMAEQLNLPVSTIALNIRVLETAGIIYTELLPATRGTMKVCSRVFEDIHMDLRMDLGYGNNENMYQLEMPIGHYFDANISPTCGIITKNGVLDPLDEPALFYHPERMNAQLIWFRKGYVDYRFPLQLPPNANIQSVQFSMELCSEAPHYDHNWPSDITIWVNDTEICTWTCPGDFGERKGKLNPVWFPTEGHTQYGLLKSWKITEEGSFLDEIKVSNTSLKDVLVDKQKHLNFRVGIKSDAANIGGINLFGNQLGDHPQDILMRVIYSQ, encoded by the coding sequence TTGCTTGAACTAACAATTGATGAATCCGACGCTTTGATTAAGGTAGCTCATGCTCTCTCGTCAAAGGTAAGAATCGATATTCTAAAATTACTAAATACAAAAAAAATGAATATCAATGAAATGGCAGAACAATTAAATCTGCCAGTTTCCACAATTGCTTTAAACATACGGGTTTTAGAGACTGCTGGGATCATTTATACTGAACTGCTTCCTGCAACGAGGGGGACAATGAAGGTTTGTTCGCGGGTTTTTGAAGATATTCATATGGATTTAAGGATGGATCTGGGTTATGGCAATAACGAAAATATGTATCAACTGGAAATGCCGATTGGTCATTACTTTGATGCTAATATTTCGCCAACCTGCGGAATCATTACAAAAAATGGGGTCCTCGATCCCCTGGATGAACCCGCATTATTTTACCACCCTGAAAGGATGAATGCTCAGCTTATCTGGTTTCGCAAGGGCTATGTAGACTATCGGTTCCCATTGCAGCTTCCGCCTAATGCAAACATTCAGTCTGTCCAATTTTCAATGGAACTCTGTTCAGAAGCACCCCACTATGACCATAATTGGCCTTCAGATATTACGATATGGGTGAATGATACAGAAATCTGTACGTGGACATGTCCCGGTGATTTTGGTGAAAGGAAAGGGAAATTAAACCCTGTATGGTTTCCGACGGAGGGGCATACGCAGTATGGCCTCTTAAAATCTTGGAAAATTACCGAGGAAGGAAGCTTTTTAGATGAAATAAAAGTTTCTAACACTTCGTTAAAAGATGTACTTGTCGACAAACAAAAACATCTGAATTTCAGGGTCGGCATTAAGTCCGATGCCGCCAACATTGGGGGGATCAATCTGTTTGGAAATCAATTAGGTGATCATCCACAGGATATTTTAATGAGGGTTATTTATTCTCAATGA
- a CDS encoding WcaF family extracellular polysaccharide biosynthesis acetyltransferase, whose protein sequence is MKIIDLSKAGNGSFHRKWPIWYEAVWMIINYFFISNPLQISSKIRIFFLKLFGAKIGENVIIRPRTRIRFPWNLEIGNNTWIGEGVWISNKGKMTIGNNVVISQDSFLTTGSHDIYKTMDVIIKPVYISDGVWITSKCIILQGVTIGMNTVITPGSVVNKTLPAASIYGGNPVKYIKQREILE, encoded by the coding sequence TTGAAAATTATAGATTTATCCAAAGCAGGAAATGGATCGTTTCATAGAAAATGGCCCATTTGGTACGAAGCAGTGTGGATGATAATAAATTATTTTTTTATTAGTAATCCTCTGCAAATATCATCAAAAATAAGAATTTTTTTCTTGAAATTATTTGGAGCAAAAATAGGGGAAAATGTAATTATCCGACCAAGAACAAGAATAAGATTTCCTTGGAATCTGGAGATAGGAAATAATACCTGGATTGGGGAAGGCGTATGGATTTCTAACAAAGGGAAAATGACAATAGGCAACAATGTGGTAATATCTCAAGATTCTTTTTTAACAACGGGTTCTCATGATATTTATAAAACAATGGATGTAATTATTAAACCAGTTTATATATCAGATGGAGTTTGGATAACAAGTAAATGTATAATTCTTCAGGGAGTTACTATTGGCATGAATACTGTGATTACACCGGGTAGTGTTGTAAATAAAACATTACCAGCAGCTTCGATTTATGGAGGTAATCCCGTAAAATATATAAAACAAAGGGAAATTTTAGAATAG
- a CDS encoding carbohydrate ABC transporter permease, with the protein MIFIGPHLLLFALFFLIPIFFGVYISFTNWDLVNTPEFVGLDNYKDILLNKESTFYTQLHTGLGNTFKFVAFTVPACIVIPLLLAAALHVKPKGMKIFQAIFYLPVLFSISAVMIIWSMMFNVSFGPINHYFTSSPNWLGTQPYAWIALVVVTVWWGIGGNMIIYQAALNGVSKEYYEAASLDGAGRLQKFFHITLPSIKNQLLFTIVITTIAQFNIYGQALMLTKGGPSSSTTVLLMYIQQNAFGSGQSIAGIASAMAVILGLCIMAVSVIQFFLLRERK; encoded by the coding sequence ATGATTTTTATCGGGCCGCATCTTTTGTTGTTTGCTCTATTTTTTCTTATTCCTATATTTTTTGGTGTGTACATTTCTTTTACGAACTGGGATTTGGTCAATACTCCCGAGTTTGTTGGGTTGGATAACTATAAGGATATTTTATTAAATAAAGAATCAACGTTCTACACCCAGCTGCATACCGGACTGGGAAATACCTTTAAATTTGTGGCTTTTACGGTTCCTGCCTGCATCGTTATCCCCTTGCTTTTAGCTGCTGCACTCCATGTGAAACCAAAAGGGATGAAGATCTTTCAAGCGATTTTCTACTTGCCCGTATTGTTTTCCATTTCAGCTGTCATGATCATCTGGTCCATGATGTTTAACGTTTCGTTCGGACCTATTAACCATTATTTCACTTCCTCACCCAACTGGCTGGGCACACAGCCTTACGCATGGATCGCACTCGTCGTTGTAACAGTCTGGTGGGGGATCGGCGGGAACATGATCATTTACCAGGCAGCATTAAACGGAGTATCCAAAGAATACTATGAAGCTGCGTCACTGGACGGGGCAGGCAGGCTGCAAAAGTTTTTCCACATCACTCTTCCAAGTATAAAGAATCAGCTTCTGTTCACGATTGTCATTACAACCATCGCCCAGTTTAATATCTATGGACAGGCGCTCATGCTCACAAAGGGAGGTCCTTCCAGTTCAACCACCGTGCTTCTTATGTATATCCAGCAGAATGCCTTTGGATCGGGTCAATCCATCGCAGGAATTGCGTCCGCAATGGCGGTTATCCTTGGTCTGTGCATCATGGCTGTCTCGGTTATTCAATTTTTCTTATTAAGAGAGAGGAAGTAG
- a CDS encoding VanZ family protein, which produces MRLFIVMVWALFLGLHTFTDNLENLLSHQSINFTWLSSPSYHHFFNVSDITWIHPNFYLIKFGHFIGFGILDLFIFLWLTSHRKSMLLTFSFAVFTEVLQLYFGRDGRMYDVIIDSLGIVMVYQMLKYLSKIEKASIPYE; this is translated from the coding sequence ATGAGACTATTCATTGTCATGGTTTGGGCACTTTTCCTAGGCCTTCACACCTTTACTGACAATCTGGAAAACTTGTTAAGCCATCAGTCTATTAACTTTACATGGCTTTCCTCTCCAAGCTATCACCACTTTTTTAACGTATCGGACATCACATGGATTCATCCAAACTTTTATCTCATCAAGTTCGGCCACTTTATCGGTTTCGGCATTCTGGACCTTTTCATTTTTCTTTGGTTAACCAGCCATCGAAAATCAATGCTGCTTACTTTTAGTTTTGCCGTATTTACAGAAGTCCTGCAGCTGTACTTTGGCAGGGATGGACGGATGTATGATGTGATCATTGACTCGTTAGGTATCGTTATGGTATATCAAATGTTAAAGTACTTAAGCAAGATTGAGAAAGCATCGATTCCCTACGAATAG
- a CDS encoding sugar phosphate nucleotidyltransferase has product MKIILLSGGSGKRLWPLSNDTRSKQFLKVLENAIGAKQSMVQRVWSQIENVGLADSTVVATSKSQTEMIHSQLGEYVPLVIEPERRDTFPAIALASAFLFAEKETDLNETVVVLPVDPYVEDGFFEKVNDVELALQQSNADLALMGVRPTYPSEKYGYIVPDEIVTSDDYFRVERFTEKPSEEKAKTLISQQALWNTGVFAFKLRYIIDLLQEKGMPLSYRELSRKYSLLPKISFDYEVVEKADHIVAVPYDGYWKDLGTWNTLTEEMATTQIGKGVISDDALNTHLVNELEIPVTVLGVSDVVVAASPDGILVADKASSPKIKDLIAGFDNPPMYEERLWGWSKVLDYAKYTNEEMVTKRICIHQDKNSTYHYHHLRDEVWTIIRGEGELILDEHVRRVKAGDIIHISAGKKHAIRAYKELEFIEVQTGREIVDYDFVRLFMDWNEIMEHFYQSKAQVIV; this is encoded by the coding sequence ATGAAAATAATATTGTTATCCGGTGGTTCTGGTAAAAGGTTATGGCCGCTTTCCAATGATACGCGCTCCAAGCAGTTTTTGAAGGTGCTTGAAAATGCCATTGGGGCTAAGCAATCGATGGTGCAGCGGGTGTGGAGCCAGATTGAAAATGTAGGCCTGGCAGATTCTACAGTGGTGGCTACATCTAAATCGCAAACGGAAATGATTCACAGCCAGTTAGGGGAGTATGTTCCTCTTGTCATAGAGCCCGAACGTCGGGATACCTTTCCAGCCATCGCATTAGCGTCGGCTTTTTTGTTTGCCGAAAAAGAGACGGATCTGAATGAGACGGTTGTTGTGCTGCCGGTCGATCCATATGTGGAGGATGGTTTTTTCGAGAAAGTGAACGATGTCGAGCTGGCTCTCCAGCAATCGAACGCTGATCTTGCCCTAATGGGTGTCCGCCCGACGTATCCTTCTGAAAAGTATGGCTATATTGTTCCTGATGAAATAGTAACCTCCGATGACTATTTTAGAGTCGAGCGGTTTACGGAAAAGCCGAGCGAGGAAAAAGCGAAGACGCTGATTTCCCAGCAAGCCCTTTGGAATACGGGGGTGTTTGCCTTTAAGCTACGGTATATCATTGATTTGCTTCAGGAAAAGGGGATGCCGTTAAGCTATCGGGAGCTCTCCCGCAAGTATTCTCTTTTGCCGAAAATCAGCTTTGACTATGAGGTAGTGGAGAAGGCGGATCATATCGTGGCTGTTCCTTATGATGGGTACTGGAAAGATCTTGGAACATGGAATACGCTGACCGAGGAGATGGCGACGACCCAAATCGGGAAGGGCGTGATCTCTGATGATGCCCTGAACACCCACCTTGTCAATGAACTGGAGATTCCAGTGACGGTGCTGGGTGTTTCGGATGTGGTGGTGGCTGCAAGCCCCGATGGCATTCTTGTGGCAGACAAAGCATCCAGCCCAAAAATTAAAGATTTGATCGCTGGCTTCGACAACCCGCCAATGTATGAAGAGCGGCTGTGGGGCTGGTCAAAGGTACTGGATTATGCCAAATATACGAATGAGGAAATGGTAACGAAGCGGATCTGCATCCACCAGGATAAAAATTCGACCTATCATTATCATCATCTGCGTGATGAAGTATGGACGATCATTCGCGGTGAAGGAGAACTGATCTTGGATGAGCATGTCCGCCGCGTGAAAGCCGGTGACATCATCCATATATCAGCTGGAAAGAAACATGCTATCCGTGCGTATAAGGAATTGGAGTTCATTGAAGTTCAAACCGGAAGAGAAATTGTCGACTATGATTTTGTCCGCCTGTTCATGGACTGGAACGAAATAATGGAACACTTCTATCAATCAAAAGCGCAAGTCATTGTTTAA
- a CDS encoding glycosyltransferase family 4 protein, translating to MEKYKLTKKNITFVINYFYPDLASTGQLMTDLCFELQDEFNITVIAGQPTYTGEDIKAKNILTYDKLENIKIIRIKLPTVNKNSKFSRIRYIFYYFILAIYALLKEKDIDVIYSISQPPILGGLLGTIGKILKNSKHVYNIQDFNPEQAAAINYTNQKFIFSLAKKIDKINCKLADHVVLVGQDMSETLKRRFITGKLPDYSVINNWTNEQEIIPLEKSNKDVSEFIIRNNLEDKFIVMYSGNLGLFYDLENIIKITKEFRYDKDIVFLFIGEGAVKREMMEFVEKNHLFNVIFLPYQPKNFIKYSLNVADVHLVVNQKGIKGVSVPSKIYGVMAAGKPILGVLEEGSEAHFLIKKSESGVVVEPQNYNEIVNAIRYFYCLDKKEIKDMGSKGREYLENNLKKEISINKYKKLLYKI from the coding sequence ATGGAGAAATATAAATTGACAAAGAAGAATATTACTTTTGTTATTAATTATTTTTATCCAGATTTAGCTTCCACAGGTCAGTTGATGACGGACCTTTGTTTCGAGTTACAGGATGAATTTAATATAACTGTAATTGCAGGCCAACCAACTTATACTGGAGAAGACATAAAAGCAAAAAATATATTAACTTATGACAAACTAGAAAACATAAAAATTATTAGAATAAAATTACCTACGGTAAATAAAAATTCTAAGTTTAGTAGGATTAGATATATATTCTATTATTTTATTTTAGCTATCTATGCTCTTCTAAAAGAAAAAGATATTGATGTTATTTACTCAATATCGCAACCTCCAATTTTAGGTGGGTTACTGGGTACTATAGGAAAAATATTAAAGAATAGCAAACATGTTTACAATATTCAAGATTTCAATCCAGAGCAGGCTGCTGCAATAAATTATACCAATCAAAAATTTATTTTTTCTTTAGCAAAAAAAATTGACAAAATAAATTGCAAATTAGCAGACCATGTTGTTTTGGTTGGCCAAGATATGAGCGAGACATTAAAAAGGAGATTTATAACAGGGAAATTACCAGATTATAGTGTTATAAATAATTGGACAAATGAACAAGAAATAATACCCTTAGAAAAAAGTAATAAAGATGTTTCTGAGTTTATTATTAGGAATAACTTAGAAGATAAGTTTATTGTTATGTATTCTGGAAATTTAGGCTTATTCTATGACTTGGAAAATATTATTAAAATTACAAAGGAATTTAGGTACGATAAGGACATAGTGTTTTTATTTATAGGCGAAGGTGCAGTAAAAAGAGAAATGATGGAATTTGTAGAAAAAAATCATCTATTTAACGTAATCTTTTTACCTTATCAGCCAAAAAATTTTATTAAGTACTCTTTAAATGTAGCTGACGTTCACCTTGTTGTTAACCAGAAAGGTATTAAAGGTGTTTCAGTTCCTAGCAAAATTTATGGGGTGATGGCAGCGGGAAAACCAATTCTAGGAGTCTTGGAAGAAGGAAGCGAAGCCCATTTTCTAATTAAAAAAAGTGAATCTGGAGTTGTGGTTGAACCGCAAAATTATAATGAGATTGTTAATGCGATCCGATATTTTTATTGCTTAGATAAGAAAGAAATTAAAGATATGGGTTCAAAGGGAAGAGAATATCTAGAGAATAACTTAAAGAAAGAGATATCAATTAATAAGTATAAAAAGTTGCTATATAAAATATAA
- the map gene encoding type I methionyl aminopeptidase, giving the protein MTVEGIDDINGLKEIGKIVALTISEMKRQTRVGMTTQELDDIGGRLLRKYGAVSAPKLTYNFPGNTCISINQEVAHGIPGDRKIHGGDLINIDVSAELGGYFADAGHSFQMPLYNPSVTRLCQHTHNTMMEVISSLKAGVKVNEIGRIIQREARKSGYKVIMNLCSHGIGKSLHEAPVEILPFYSKDDKRVLEEGTVITIEPFLSTGAEYVIESPDGWTVRLPNKGFCAQYEHTIIITRDQPIITTIA; this is encoded by the coding sequence ATGACAGTTGAAGGTATTGATGATATTAACGGTCTCAAAGAAATTGGAAAGATCGTTGCGTTGACAATAAGTGAAATGAAACGTCAGACACGTGTCGGCATGACAACCCAGGAATTAGATGATATTGGGGGACGGTTATTAAGAAAGTATGGGGCGGTTTCTGCACCCAAATTGACTTATAACTTTCCCGGCAATACATGCATTAGTATTAACCAAGAAGTTGCTCACGGAATACCGGGAGATCGGAAGATTCATGGAGGTGACTTAATCAATATTGATGTTTCTGCTGAACTCGGAGGTTATTTTGCTGATGCAGGACACTCTTTTCAAATGCCTCTATACAACCCTTCTGTGACGCGCCTTTGCCAACATACACACAACACTATGATGGAGGTGATCTCTTCTCTTAAAGCTGGTGTAAAAGTGAATGAAATCGGGAGAATTATTCAAAGGGAAGCCCGAAAAAGCGGCTATAAGGTCATCATGAATCTGTGCAGTCATGGCATTGGAAAATCCCTGCACGAAGCACCTGTAGAAATTTTACCTTTTTATAGCAAGGATGATAAACGTGTGTTGGAGGAAGGTACAGTTATTACTATTGAGCCTTTCTTGTCAACTGGTGCAGAATATGTCATTGAAAGTCCGGATGGATGGACTGTAAGGCTACCTAATAAGGGTTTTTGTGCACAGTACGAGCACACAATAATTATTACAAGAGATCAACCGATCATTACAACGATTGCTTAG